DNA from Kogia breviceps isolate mKogBre1 chromosome 3, mKogBre1 haplotype 1, whole genome shotgun sequence:
TAGATCAAATTTCCATATATTAacttccttaaaatactacatcTTCTACTCCTTTATCACAGAATAATTCTCAATTTATTTAGGACTTCCTAAATTTCTCTCAATGATATTTTATAGATTTCTATGTACATAtctttagatttattcctaaaatattaaaaatgtcccCATGCATCTTTAGTTCTGTGAGTTCTTGAATTTCATTTCTAACTGTTCATTATAGAAATGTAAATAGACAACTGGTTTTTATATACTGATTTCTTCTCAATGGCTTTGCTAAATTTATTACTTCAGATAGTTCAATTGTAGATTCTTCTGGATTTTCAACTGTCCTGTTAATAACTCATTTCCAATTATAATACATTGTATTTCTTTACTTGCCTTATTACAGTAGCTAAGACcttaagtaaaaatttaaatataaatgttggTTGATGGCATTGTGGCCTCATTCTTGGTGTCAGAGGGAAATCTTTGTACATTTCAACATTTATATAAATCAATATGACTTTTATCTAGAGTTCTTAAAGAGGATCTCTTTAATCAGTCAGGGAAATTCTTTCCTATTCCTAGTGTCCCAAGAGCTTTATCATAAATGCATATTgtttaaacataaaaatctgGGTTTTTgagagtttattattttatttttctcctttaatattttaatgttgttATTTACACTGATTGATTCTGTTTTCATCATTCCTAGAAACATCTTTATTTCAAGTGCTCTTAAACACTTCTTTGCATGCATTACAGATGGATATAACTTCCACTCACTGGTATGGCGCTGTTCTCAACGCAGCTCACAAGTGGCATCATAGAAATGTCTTAACTATAAGTATTCTCAAACACTTCTCTGAATGAATTTCAGAATGGTTGAAACTTCCATTCACTGATATAACACTGTTCTCAATGCAGCTTGCAAGCAGCATCTTAGAAACATCTTTATTACAAGTGTTCTTAAAAACTTCTCTATATGCTTAACAGAATGGGTATAAATTTATTTCACTCATAAAacacttttaaatgcagcttgcaattagttttctgagaaacacccatgtgtgtgtgtgtgtgtgtgtgttgtgtgtataaaTCAGctcttttgttctatttatttttattgatatatgcATCACTTAAACCATTATATTAGCTACAGGTGTACAAtcaaatgatttgatatttgtatatgttgtgaaatgatcaccactatGAGTCTAGTTACAaaatccatcaccacacagttacaaTGTTTttgcttgtgatgagaacttttaagatctctctAAGTGACTCTcaatacacaatacagtattattagctatagtcaccacgctgtacattacatccccaggacttatttattttagaactggaagtttgtaccttttggccactttcacccatttcacccagccccatccctgcctctggcaaccacttatttgttttctacatgcataagtttgttatttttcaattgattttcaaatattgacatGACCTTACATCATGAGAACTaacccttttttgttttgttatctaTTACCCTTTTATAGATCATTGGActtcatttttcaattttcctGAAATTTGCATCAACATTTATGAGCACCATGTGTCTGTCATGATCCTTCTTACATACTTAATAGAATTTATTGTGAatctatctggtcctggagttttctttttaagaaggtttttaattataatttatttcttttaaaagctaGAAGGCTATTTATATTTCCCATttacttccattttatttatgataatttgtattttctaggAAGTTAAACATTTCAACTACATTTTTATACTGAATGGCCTAATGCTGTTCATGGTACATTCTTATGATCTCCTTAAAATGTATATGAACAATGGGGATATCACTGtttttcattcttgatattggttagttgagaaatctccattttattttttcagtgaaaCATATTAGAGGTTTATCTGAATTATTAATCCTATTAAAGAACGAGCCTCTGGCTATTCTACTTGTTAtatgtttgctttcttttattaatttctgttcttgcttttgttatttccttccacaTATATTCTTCTGGTTAAATTTGTTGTCCATTTTGTAATGTAATGTACATTTGTAATTACCCAAATTTAGTGATTGTATCAGAAATATGACTTTCTCACTTTCTAATATATTCATTTCAAGCTATAACATTTTCTGCAAGCATTGCTTTCCACCCAGCACACAAACTTTTATATAAGCAATCTCATTATTAATCAAATCATATTTTCTGAttgcttttgtgatttttttcattgaccTGTGGGTGATTTAGAAATATACTTATTAATATCCCGacctataaattatttttctaattttttttttttttttttttttttttttttttttttgcggtatgcgggcctctcactgctgtggcctctcccgctgcggagcacaggctctggacgcgcaggctcagcggccacggctcacgggcttagccgctccgcggcatgtgggatcctcccaaaccagggcacgaacccgtgccccctgcatcggcaggcggacccccaaccactgcgccaccagggaagccctatttttctaatttttaaaaattgatttctgGCTCAATTTCAGTCTGGGGTCGGAGAATATACTCTGAATTATTTCAATACTTTGAAATTATTAGACATCTTTTAGGCCCAATATGTACATTGTAATAAGTGTCTGGTGTGCAATTTTCACCGAATAGATTTGGTGAATGTAGTGTTTTGATACACATCAATTAGATCAGCAGTATTAATAGCATATCACAATCTATCACCTTgctgggttttttccccccttcgCTTATTCAATCAATTACATCCATGCCCTCTAGCGACCAGAAATATTAATGCACCTTATAACTTGTGGTATGAATATATTAAGGCTATACATTGTGCCTCTGTGCATGGCTGTAGGTGCATCCTAAGTGTTTTCATAAGTCATATTTTCGTTGTCAGttgaaatatttttcactttctttttgatttcttctataACTCATAGGTGATTTAGGTTATTTAATGCCCCTTGAACTCCCACCATATTAGCTATTTTCTAAGTCTTTCAagcatttacttttcatttttatccagTTTCTATCATGGTTCTGCATGGAACTATCAGCCTTATAAAAACTATTTAATCTGGGTTATGGCTAGAAATTAAAAGTTAAGTATGTTTTagatatgtaaaataaatgaatatgaataAATTCTGTTAACCACACTACAGTATACACATAGCTGAATTCTTGGCACTTATAGAAAAGCTTTCAGAATATTTCTTGAAATTTTCTGTTTGATTACAATATAGATAGCTCAGTGTAATTTTCATAATCAGAGAAGTTTTTGTGATACTATATATTTGAATGGCTTTAAGATAATTTATACCTTTTAATATCCATATTAAAATATGGAATTAGAAAGACATCTTTGAGTAACTTTCTTTTTATCAAGTTGTTCACTCATGGTGACTAGATTCTTCAAAACAGCCTATCCTCTCCTAGAATGAGCCTAGAGGACTCCTGTCTCATGCAGACACCCATGTAATTACAGGTGATGTGGGAACAAAAAGTGCTGCACAAAGGTACCTAAAACTGAACTTATCTTTGTGATAATATATTTAATTGTGCCTGGTTTTAAAGCCCAACTTGTTTACAGCtttcttgaagtataattgatatacaaaaaatGCACATAATTAATGTATGGAATTTGGCGAGTTTGGACTTCTGGAGTTGGAGAAAACTGCCTctgtaaatttcaaaataaaaatcagtttgtCCATCAGTTTAAGAAAATAAGTACTTATTCCCTACCTCTTATGTGCCAGGAACTTGCAGGGATCCTATAGACATATTACTGCTGTATCCAGACAGCAGAAAATGGAGATTGACACGGTCACTCTAGTCACAGTGAttctaaaatacaaaagaattttATCTCAAAGATTGTCCTTGTAACAGGCACTGTTCCAATAATTTTatgataattatttcatttattgcaaCAAACCTGTGAGCTGATCGCTCTTATTATTGGTGGTGGCTCTTGTTGTTTGCCAGATGAGATAAAAAAGTGATTAATTTGCCCAAGATGAATTCCTCAGAGAGCAGTCATCCCAGATTTGAACCCCTGATGCCTTATTCTAGACAATTGCTTTTAattcccccccacaccccacagtAATGCCTAAATGTCAGACCTGAAGTAGGTGTGTGTGCTGGAGGAAACTGCTTGGAGACAAATGTGTATCCTTTAAATATGGACACATGAGCCACGGGGGGCTGGGCCCAGCAGGCCTGAGATGTTTAGAATAAAAGACTGTGGgggtttctggtttttttccaCCCATGGCCATAGTCCACCTCAGAACTAGTCTCCTGCCTGTCAGGCTTATGTTACACTGCCTGGACTGTGTCTCAGCTCTGTCTGCCACCTCCCCCTTGTCATCTGTTCCCtggtgaaaaggtgctcagcccAGCCTGCTCAGGTGGAACACTACTTCCCTTTGTTCCACTTGGACACCCCAATGCTGACCATCCAGGAGATTTCCTGCTGCCCTGCACATCCCTGTGTACACAAATTGGTCTCAGCCGGGTCCCAGACCTGGAGGCCCTCAGTAGTTTTTTGGGAAAAGAGGGCTCAGCTGAGCCAAATAACTGGAGACAGGATCAGATGTGTATTCTCAGAGACTATGTGAAAGCAACATCAgtgttcacatttaaaaaaaaatcaggataagATTTTGAAGTATGATGGTCAGAGAAAATTCTCTTAGGATAGAGATTTGACTGGGATGGaaatatttgattatttctcTCAAGACGCATTGCCTAATATTTCTAGTTATTCAATCTCAGATGATATTTAAAATCATGGGGTACAATTTTAGTTTCTAATAGTTAACATGGAATATGTCATTGTAAAACAAGATGTGGTTCACTGTGAGATGGCAGGACACAAACATGATTGGGAGCGACACACGTGGGGATCTGAAAGCAAATCTGTCCCACGCCAGCTGCATAGCTGGGtagtttagaaaatattatttttctccatttcttcatgtTTGAGGAGAAGGATGGTCAGATACTATCTGGAATTTTGCTGTCCAACAGTAGCTACTactcagccacatttcaagtgctcaagagccaTGTGAGTTAATGACTACTGTGCAGGACAACACATAAAAAATCATCATGTAACACCCTATCTGGTGGTGCTGGTCCATAAAAAGTCAATCAAATTAATTTAGAGATGGTGCTGAGAACATACTACCATTAAACAAATAATAGATTTATAGTCAGGATTTTTATGTTTGTGAATTTGTGGAGAGCCTGGTACATAAGCCCAATATCTGTTTCAAGcctttttctgtaaaaatttgGGGGGCTGTCAAAGGAATATTCATTAACCAATGAatttagaggagaaaaaagaatgcaagtgAGCCAAACTTTGAAAGAGCTGGCATCCTAAATACAAAACTCAATATTgaggaggaaaatataaaatcaccAAGATTTCCTAGATTCGCAGTGGAAAACAGCAACATTCTCACATGATTTATCAAATGAGGAAAAGTTTACCTTCTGAAAATACTGAGCCTTCTACTGCATGATTAGAATAAACCTCAATTTCTTTAggttttcagaaataaaatgattttaattttttataactttattttaattccCAGGATAGTTAACttttaatgttataaatgttATGAATTATAAATGTCTATGTATCATTgattgtatacatgtatatataaatataaatataaatacaaatgttTTTGTGTATTGCACTACCATTCATTGTCCTTGCTAAATGTGTTTAAGTCTAATAGTTTATCAGTAAATTATTCTTACTTTTCTGCTGTCTTCCATTAATAATTCCTTTGCGATTCtaacatcttttatttctttgtttgccTTATTGTACTGGCTAGGACTTGCAATAACACATATAGACCTTTTTGCCTTTCTATTTATTTCAGATGGAAAACCTTAAAAGCTTTCAtttatggaattatttttaattacagatttAATTTATCTAACAGATCAATACTTATGTTCTTTATTTCTGGTCctgtcatttttattaataaatatgtttctagaaatatgACCATTTCacacaaattttcaaatttaattgcCTAACCGTGTATCTGATATCCtcacatgatttttaatatcttttattaaTGTAGTGATaccacttttaaaatttctgatcttGGTTATTTGAgccttcttcattttttcttgataaatttCACGAGAAATTTATCAGGTTCAATAACCCTTTCAAAGGATTTTGATTAATTCCCCCTActtcatgtttgtttttctttaatttcttatgtCTATTATTTACTTCAATGTAATTTCTCTGCTATATTCatacttttttacattttaaaatataaatttggacCATAAAATTCCCTCTAAGAAACttaagcaaacaaaatccaataatgtataaaatgataataaatcatACCAGAAAGCTTTATTCTTGGAAAAAAAACGGTAagttaaacatttgaaaaatctgTCAGTGCAAATAACCGCAATAacacaataaagagaaaataacgTGATCAGCTCTTAAGAAATGCAGAAAACTACATGATAAAATTTAGTATACATCCATAAGTACTctttatatttaggaaaaatttttttactaatctattaaaatatatctGCAAAATGACAGCTCAGGCGTGGAAATTAAAAAGCACCACTCATGGGCAGAAGGGTAGAGAATATACTATGAAAGGCTGGCCCAGCACAATACCATACAAAACTGGGTGAAAGAAAGAATGGGAAACAAAGAGCCACTGTGAGTTAACcagcaagagaaaataaaagccaaaggGGACACAAAGGGGACAGTGGCTTATTAGGCCAGCATCAGGATCAATGAAGTCTGCAGCTTCTGCACAGTGGGAGGGGAGCGCTGCTATCCATAATAACCTAAGACAGCTGAAAGGCGCTAAAGTGGCCTCCGATCAGAACCCGGCTCATGTCTCACTGGCGAAAAGCCTTTCCAACCTAAGCCCGTAAGAATTTCCAGAAAACAAAGAGCAGAAGAAATCGGGTCTTGTCAacacaactaaataaataaggcTTGCAGCAGTGACAGTCCAGAAACccggaaataaaaataattttaaaaataagacccaCAGACATAAAACGGAGCGAACAGACAAAGCATTTATAAAATTCATGTGTGAGATGGTTCAGAAATAAGATGAACTTTACACGGGCGCAATAAAAAACACGAGGATTATGATGCTTTCAATAGACATGTATGAAAAAGCTACGAAATCAATGCGCGTGAAAGAACACTGAAACAGATTGCATTAAAAACCTCAAAGGGCTGTGATTCCTTCGCTCAGAAGAGCCGCGGAGAGCGAAGAGCCGAGCGCGGCAGACCAGGAGAAGCGCCGGAGCGGAGGGCGGGCAGCGATGTCGGCAGCGAACACAGGAGGAAGCCGGTCACCATTCCCGCCGGACCAACCGTGCACCGACCCGGTAGAGGACTGACGTTGCTCCCACAGGAAGTGTCCGCCGCGCCTGCCCAGAGAAGGAAGTAGGAACACAGGCACAGGAAGCAGGGAGCgggggagagggaaaaaagaTGCACATCTTCTAGGGAGGAGCCCAGGAGCTGGCTCACGGCCTCCGGGCCTCAAGCCCGAAAGGAAGAGATACCAGGGAAGTTCCGGCACCATTTCAGGGAGAAGAAGCTGCCATGGAAGAGCCTGCAGCTCCCTCAGAACCCCACGAGGCAGCTGGGGCCCCTGGGGGTGCCGAGGCAGCGGGGGAGGGCGTCTCCCGGCCCAGCGTCCCGGTGCGCCCAATCTCTCGGTGGTCTTCGGCTCCAGGCCCGGCCCCCTTCCGCCCGTCACGTCTGAGGCCCGCCCAGGCCTCATGGGGAGGGGCTAGGCCCAGATGGCTGCAAGGACGGAGCTGCGGCAGCTGGACAAAGCAAGTCGTCTGCAGGTATTATCTGCATGGGCTGTGCAAGGAGGGGGAGAACTGCCGATACTCCCACGACCTCTCAGGCCGGCAGGTGGCCAGTGAAGGCCACGGTTTGTTGCCCCAGGCCTCTGCAGACAGCGGCCCCAGCACGGCTGCGCACTTGGAGCCCCTGCCTCAGGAAGTGGCGGAAGCCCCCCCTGCTGCGTCCTCACGCTCCTTGCCTCTGATTGGCTCGGCTGCTGAAAGGGGTTTCTTTGAAGCTAAGACAGACAATGCAGGCCTTGAAGCTGCCGGAGGAGCAGGTGCAGAAGGATGGGAGGGTGCCGTTGAGTTTGTTCCCGGGCAACCCTACCGGGGCCGCATGGCCCCTTCTGTCTCCGAGGCTCCTCTGCAGAGCTCGGTGACTGAGAGGGAGCAGATTGCCTTGGGCATGGGGAAGCAGCTTTGCCGCGATGCTATCATGGGGCAGTGCTTTCGTGGGCAGAATTGTATCTATCTCCACGGAGATATATGTGATATGTGTGGGCTGCAGGTCTTGCACCCTGTGGACGGTGCCCAGAGGGCAGACCATGTAAAAGCCTGCATTGAAGCACACGAGAAGAATATGGAGCTCTCGTTTGCTGTGCAGCGCAGTGCGGACAAAGTGTGTGGCATCTGCATGGAGGTTGTCTATGAGAAAGCCAACCTGAATGATTGCCGCTTTGGCATTCTCTCCAGCTGCAACCACACCTACTGTCTTAAGTGTATCCGCAGGTGGAGGAGTGCCAGACAGTTTGGGAGCAGGGTCGTCAAGTCCTGCCCGCAGTGCAGGGTCATCTCCACCTTTGTCATTCCCAGTGAATtctgggtggaggaggaggaagagaagcagaAACTTATTCAGCAGTACTTGGAGGCAATGAGCCACAAGACCTGCAGGTATTTTGCTCGAGGCAGGGTCTGCCCATTTGGAGAGAACTGTTTTTACAGACATGCGTTCCCTGAGGGCCAGGGAGAGGAGCCTCAGAGGCAGGGTGCTGAGGCGTCCAGTACTTGCCGTGGTCAACGTTTGGAGCCTCTGCAGGTGGGAGAGGGCAGCATGCCCTTTAAAAGCAGTAAAAAAGAGCTTGTCATGCTTTGGCTGGCCAATCTGTTGTGTAAGTGTTTTCTTTCACTGGGAGCTAGTGAGCTCCCCTTCACAGAGGCCCGATGGGACTTGCGTCATTGTGAGCTGGAAGAATATTTCAATTTGAATCTGTGGCGTTATGCTGTGGCATGTTGTCTGGTGTGCTGAAGCTCTGTCATTTGCTCTTGCCTGTGTTTTGTTTATAGACACATCTGTCACTTACAGGGGCTGCGGAAACCATTTGTATAGAGCATCCATCACTGTTTTCTTGCCCATTCCCATTTCTTGCTCCCCAGGATTATGGTGTTTCACTGtgttaaaaagtaacaaaacatcCTTAAAGTTACTGTTTGGAGAAATTAATATGACTGTCAGTTTATGGTTTATTTTGTCATCTCTGTTTTCAACAGGATTGACTCAGTTCTAGTCTAGTGTTTACAGAATTTCCACACTCATTTTGAAGCCCCTCAAGAATAAATGTGACAGGGTGAAAGGAGAAGTCTTAACTGAACAAGGAGCTTTTTGCTACTTCAGTCTTAAGAAATGGACCCTCGTGGGGCTTTGTGGTGCAGCTTCAGCATCTCTGTTGTTTACACGTCTGTTCCTTCCCCTGTTCCCCTTCAAGTGCACTCTTTAACTTGTGGTTACCTTGTGGTTTTGTGTTTTACTTGACCAGAACCAGGTGCATATGTTTACATGTTTTTATCCTGTTTAGCTTGAtgtgaaattatttatatttgaaagtatatatttatgaattctatatatacatacatatgcatattaatgtgtatgaaagttatgtatttgaaaatatatttaaaaggtgtATACCATAATataatgtttatttaataaaataaatacagagcTGGAAGCTGAAGGTCAAAGGCTGATAGGATTTGGTGTTGTGTGAGTGTGAGGTACATGAATAATCTTTCTGTCCCTTTCATGGCTTCAGTGATTAGCATCTAATGAAAACAGTTATTTGAGTGGCTCTATCCGAATGTGGTAGACATTTACAAAATACGACATTGGTAATTCCTGTGATGGCATTAATAGCTCATTGCTGTTATCAGTACAGAAATGTGAATTCCCATGCAGTTCAGCCACCATCTTATTGATCTTTATAACAGCACAGTTCTGGACTCAGATACACAGTTCTTTGAGTTCAGTATTTTTTGTCATCTCTAGATATTCCAAAGAAAGGGCTTTTGACAAAAGTTTTCAACATAAAAATgacaagattttaaaagataaagaacaataaacattttgaaatcAGTCAGAATGCAAGAATGGaaagataataaatgaaatatagaaaGTGACAAAAGCTAAATACAATAGTAATTTGGAAAATTTATAACACAAATACACTGTAATTATATTAAATGGAattggtttaaaaattaaaactcaaagaTTAGCAgacttgattaaaattaaaatgaaactatATGCTGTTTAAAATACACACCTACAATAGAAGAATACAGAAACATTATAAGTAAaggatgaaaaattaatcagagGTGCTGTGACTTTTGAGCACAGATAGAGTTCACTTTAAGGATAAATACATGGCTGGAGATAAATAAAGACGATATGTAAACATGAAATTATAATTTACCAGGAAGGTAAAACTATTCCAGTTTTATGTTTGGTACCATAAGATtagatatacaaataaataattgataagaaaactacagaatcTTGGTAGACAATTTGAATACCTCTTCTCAGTAACTGaacaagcaaagaaagaaagaatgtgagtTGAATAGCACAATTTTAATAGTTTACCTAATTGACCTGTATAAAATGCTGTATCAACTGTAGAAAGCTCTCCTCCTGGCTAAGATAGCTGAAAGTATCCTGGGGGCCTAAGTCACAGGAGATACAGACTTCCCTGACTGTGCAACAAAGACAGGGTGCATTTACAGAGTTTATACTCTTCAAAGCACTGATTTAATTCTCAGGACCACCTTATGAAGTACTTGCTATAAGTTTTAGCACTGTCATGATGAGATAAATAAGATAGaggggttaaatgacttgcccataTAGCCTTGACCTGTAGGCATGAATTAGTGGAACAGCAAATGGACCTCAGGTAGTATAtttccagagcacaggcaccatgCTGCCCCTTGCCCCACATGCATATCTGAGAGCAGGTGGACCAACTGAATATAGCTACTGGAAACACATGTGCAATATTTACATATGGAGGTTCAGCCAGGTGGGACAGAGATGGGCATAAATGAGCTACAGAATGTGGGAGCCCTGGCGCTTTATCTGTGGGCTGCCAGACTCAGTATTTCTTAGTCCACTGCTCAGAATGTGCCTCAGCTGCTTATATTTGTACACTGCCTCTCCCTTCTTACATGATTCTTTATTCTGTGGGTAACTATCAGCCTGTTTCACTGGGGTCCTTCCCCTCTAGATTCTTGTTATCCAAATAATTCATCAGTCAAGAGGCCCTGGATGCCTGGCTATTGCTGGCATGTAGGGTGAGTGATTCCAAATGAAATCCGAACATACTTCTATCCCCAGGCTGCCCTAGTCATGCAGGGGAAAGGGGGCTTAGATAACCAAACCACCAAAGAATAGGACCAGATGGGGCACTCTCAAAGACCACAGTGACACCAGAGGCTCAAAACATGAGCTCTGAGTGGTGGCAATGCTGTGAAGGagggcattttatttatttatttttatttattttattttttgggcggtgcgcgggcctctcactgttgtggcctctccctttgtggagcacaggctccggacgcgcaggctcaaccgccatggctcacgggcccagccgctccgcggcatgtgacgtcttcccggaccggggcatgaacccgcgtcccctgcatcgccaggtggaccctcaaccactgcaccaccagggaagcccaaggagggcatttttttgtgtgtgtgtggtacgcgggcctctcactgttgtggcctctccctttgcggagcacaggctctggacgcgcaggctcagcggccatggctcacgggcccagccgctccgcggcacgtgggatcttcccggaccggggcacgagcccgtgtcccctgcatcggcaggcggactctcaaccactgcgccaccagggaagcccaaggagggcATTTTAAACCAAGCACAGAAAGCTTTGAAAAGTTTGTCCTAATATGCACTACCTAATGTGAACTATCACATTTCGATTCAAATAGTATCTTGAACCAAACAATCATAATAAAGATCAGGAGGTAGCATGTGACAAGGGTGTATAGAAGATAAAATGGTTTGGGAGACAGACAAAGGATGACTAGAATCCCGACTCTGCTTCTTACCAGCCCTGCAGTCAGGAGCAAGTTATTTAAGTTTCCTATACCTCAGTTTGTTTATATGAGAAATGGGTATAACACCACCTATTttgcagggttgttgtgaggaccaaATGTAACCTGGACAAAGCTTGAAACATAGgtggtatttttaaaacagcatgtATAAAAGTGGTATTTATGTGTGTTTGTAAACCTGAAAAAAACTTGCACAAGAATTAAAACTCCACCAAGTTTTTCTCTTTGGGAAACTTTGGAACTTGTGTTAAggtaacattattattttatgattattttcttaggaagTAGGAACATTACCTTTATGTTCTTAATTTCAAAAAGACCAAGTAATTTTTTTAGCAAAACTCAGTTAAAACTAAAAATGTGCTATTCAATTCCTGAAAATatagcaaacaagaaaaaaaaatcatattatttgTGACAGATGCctacatgagaaaaataagaagtaagatgatattttttaaaaatgggattcCCTTTTCCCTCATCGGCTCATTCAGAAAGAGATCGAATAACAGGGATGTCAGCACATCCAAAGCTG
Protein-coding regions in this window:
- the MKRN3 gene encoding probable E3 ubiquitin-protein ligase makorin-3 isoform X1, with the protein product MEEPAAPSEPHEAAGAPGGAEAAGEGVSRPSVPVRPISRWSSAPGPAPFRPSRLRPAQASWGGARPRWLQGRSCGSWTKQVVCRYYLHGLCKEGENCRYSHDLSGRQVASEGHGLLPQASADSGPSTAAHLEPLPQEVAEAPPAASSRSLPLIGSAAERGFFEAKTDNAGLEAAGGAGAEGWEGAVEFVPGQPYRGRMAPSVSEAPLQSSVTEREQIALGMGKQLCRDAIMGQCFRGQNCIYLHGDICDMCGLQVLHPVDGAQRADHVKACIEAHEKNMELSFAVQRSADKVCGICMEVVYEKANLNDCRFGILSSCNHTYCLKCIRRWRSARQFGSRVVKSCPQCRVISTFVIPSEFWVEEEEEKQKLIQQYLEAMSHKTCRYFARGRVCPFGENCFYRHAFPEGQGEEPQRQGAEASSTCRGQRLEPLQVGEGSMPFKSSKKELVMLWLANLLCKCFLSLGASELPFTEARWDLRHCELEEYFNLNLWRYAVACCLVC
- the MKRN3 gene encoding probable E3 ubiquitin-protein ligase makorin-3 isoform X2; this encodes MEEPAAPSEPHEAAGAPGGAEAAGEGVSRPSVPVRPISRWSSAPGPAPFRPSRLRPAQASWGGARPRWLQGRSCGSWTKQVVCRYYLHGLCKEGENCRYSHDLSGRQVASEGHGLLPQASADSGPSTAAHLEPLPQEVAEAPPAASSRSLPLIGSAAERGFFEAKTDNAGLEAAGGAGAEGWEGAVEFVPGQPYRGRMAPSVSEAPLQSSVTEREQIALGMGKQLCRDAIMGQCFRGQNCIYLHGDICDMCGLQVLHPVDGAQRADHVKACIEAHEKNMELSFAVQRSADKVCGICMEVVYEKANLNDCRFGILSSCNHTYCLKCIRRWRSARQFGSRVVKSCPQCRVISTFVIPSEFWVEEEEEKQKLIQQYLEAMSHKTCRYFARGRVCPFGENCFYRHAFPEGQGEEPQRQGAEASSTCRGQRLEPLQSTGSGRAGSEAMAHGPSCSVACGIFPDWGTNLCPLHWQADSPPLRHQGSPDHLLVC